In one window of Pseudodesulfovibrio sediminis DNA:
- a CDS encoding late competence development ComFB family protein, producing MSCKPLIIKDVDVSSISNRNKRRVVELIPVIIDEYYPDFIFEDLDIQDIFALSLNLIPAAYAQTGSIIISNRISDYEINNKIRIAIERVLDNPTRGGN from the coding sequence ATGTCTTGCAAGCCACTGATCATCAAGGATGTCGATGTCTCCAGCATCTCCAACCGCAACAAGAGGCGCGTCGTCGAACTCATCCCTGTAATCATTGATGAATATTATCCTGACTTCATTTTCGAAGATCTGGACATACAGGATATTTTTGCTCTGTCGCTGAACCTTATCCCAGCCGCCTATGCCCAGACCGGTTCCATCATCATTTCCAACCGTATTTCCGACTACGAAATCAACAACAAGATCCGCATAGCCATAGAACGTGTATTGGACAACCCGACACGGGGCGGTAATTGA